The Neurospora crassa OR74A linkage group I, whole genome shotgun sequence genome segment GCTGCTGGTTACCGGCAGCGAGGGTAGCCTCCAGGAAGGGCAGGAGTAGCTTAAGGCGGTTACGAGTCTCAACCTCCTGCACCAGCTCATCGATAGGGATAGATGCGGGGTTGACCGTGCTTAGGAGATTCCTGATGATGCTTTCATCACAGTCCACATCGAGCAGTCCTCCGATGACACCAGGAGTCCTGCTCGGGTTGACCTGCTGCACGTAAATCTCAATGGACTTGaactgctggtgctggtacAGGTAGAGAACCAGGTCATGAACAAAGTTGAAGCGATCGCAGACAACCATCAAAGGAAGCATCTCGCTGagcttggcctccttgagGAAGTTCTTCACCTTCTCGGGGTTGTAAACGCTGTTGTCGCGGCAGATACGCTCAACCTCGCGAATTTGTCCCATCTTGGTGGCAGCCTCAATGTACTTGAATACGACTTCGGGGTCCTCGGTGACATTGACGACACTGgcaaggaagtagtaaagacCTTCAGCAGTCTTGTACTTCTCAAAGAGATCAATCAATTGCTGCGCGCCGAGGAGCTCCGCATACTTGGTTGCGACTTGAACGACAGTCTGGAGATTCTGGCGAATATTGTGCTTCATCATGGCGTCCAGGCAGTCAAGCGATTGCTCAACAGACAGCGCCTTGAAATACTCAATCAACCACTCGGGGTTGTAGTTAGGCATTCCAGGGATGTTGACAATAACCCGCTTGATGGACGCAGGATCCTCATAGAGCTCCAGGGCCTTCTGCAAAAGACCTGCTTGCTCGCAGAGGTTCGCAATGTGCGCCTTGTCAAAGTGGGAGAACATGTCGTTGCCAAGAATGGCGTCAGCAACCTGGGGGGCGTTGACGAGGTTCATCTCCAATAGACGAGTCTGAAGGTGGGCATGCTCGGGCTTGTTATCCTTCAGAGCGTCAAGAAGGAAAGCAGTTGCTTGCTGGATCATTCCTTGAGACTGGAAGATGTCAACCACCTTCTCGAAGTCGACCAGCGGGCCGCCTTCGTGATTGGCAAGCGTCGTGGCAAACTCGGCACCCTTCTCAGCATTGACACGGACAATGTGGTGGAGAAGCTGAATAAAGTCAGGCTGGTAGTTGGCTTGACCGCAGTAGGGCAGAATCTTCTCAAACTGGCCAGTCTCGGCAAACCCAGCAACAACCTTGTGAGGAGCGTTGGCCTTCAAATAGATGGCAAGCGCCATGTTAATGTCGTGGGGCCGGACCATGTCACCAAGTCTCTCAGAGCACTCGAGCTTGTTCTCGCTGAGCCACTTCTGCAATAGCTGTTTGCGGTTCTGAGCGAGAACGGGTTGGGCAAGCTCAATGGTCTCATGCTCGTTCAGCGAACCCTTGTCTAGAAGCATACCAAAGTACTGCAAGATATGCGACATCTGTCCAGGCTGCTGTGGAAGACGCTTGAAGCGCTCGATGGTCTGAGGAGTGCGAAGGAAACCTCGAGGAGAGTTGGCAGCCACCTTGGCGGCCTCTTGGTAGTTGCCATTGCTGAAGAGTTGCTCGAAGCGTTGCTGGTAGAGGTTATCGGCGCCTGGGAGCCCTGCACGAGAAGCCAACTTGATAGCGAGCTCATTGCCGTGTGCCTCAAGGACGTAAGGAACGATTGTGTTCTCATCGGCGCTGACGAAGAGAACCTGTCCCTTGCGGTTGATGCCAATGACGCCGGTCGAATCCTTGTCACCGCAAGCAGTGAAGATAGTATCGCTTGAGATGCGGTTCATGAAGATACATGTGGCAGTCTCGAGGTCGTAGAGGTGGATGAAACCGTACTTGGTGATAAGGTAGATGATGCCGTACTTTTGCGAAACCTGGAGGGCGACGGGGAAGTCATTGCTGGCCTcgggagggaagaagacgTCCACGGCCTTCTTGGGGAAGACGGGGTTTGTTTCGGGATGGTCGACCTCGACAATGTGGAGCTTCGCGCCGACGGCGGTGCGGACCGCAAAGGTAAACACCTTGGTGTCCTCCGGGGCGCCCTCTAGTCGGAGGGTGCCAAAAGCAGCGGCATGACCCTCAATAGCCTGGCTGATACCGCGGTCTTTGGAATAGAGCTGCATGGCGCCAACAACGCGGCCCTGCTGTTGTGAGATACCGACAACAACCATCCACTTTCCGTCGGCGCTGGTccgataattaattatttggTTGCCCTGGAGATTAGCATTACGATCGAAGACCTTGACCGGAGCGGGCTGGTTCGGGTCGAAGACATCCCAATGGTAAACAGAGCCATCTGTGATCAAGCCAAGCGTGGTCTCGCTAACCCACTTCCAGAACAAGACATCCTCGCTCATGTTTGTCGACTTGAGCTTGGCCTTGTTTTCGAGGTCGAAAATCTGGAGTGTGCGCGCCTGGGCCTTGAGGGCAATTACTTGGCGCGTCCAGTGCATTATGGCACTGTCGGCCTTGATGGGACGTCGGATAACATTATTGCCGTTCTTGAGAtcgacgatgatgacttcAGGGGACGCTGCCTCGTCCTTCTTGTCGCGAATACACACCCAGTTGTCCGATTCTAGAGTCTGGGAGCGGGGGGTTCACGTCAGCAGGGGTGCCAGAGGAGGCGCGACAACTGTCACTAGCAGAGTCAGAGCAAGGTGAGGACAACGTACACAGGTATTGAAAGTGATGGCAGTCTGGTTGATGCCGAGGGCGCTGAGTTGCAGCAGCTCCTGGAATTTGATGGGTAGGGCCTGAGCCATGATGGGCGGTGGTGTTGCGCTAAGCTGCGCGCAGAGTGACGAAGATTAGCAGCCAACTTATCAAAAGCGGCTGGAAGGTGAATCCGCTGGGAAGTAGAAAGATTGGGGAAATGGAGGCTCGTGAAGCTCCGTGGACTGAATGGAATGGCGGCGACGTGaaaggaggcggtggtggtggtggttggttgtACTTTGGGGGGAAAATGACCGAGCTCCCGAGaaatggggagggggaaagaGGACGGATGAatcaggtaggtagaggtaggtaggaggttggaggtggaaggaTTAACGCAAGGTCCAGAAGGCAGGTACGCAGTAAAACCCGCCGCCAAACTGTGGGTGAGAGGTGAGTCGCGATTTGCCGCTCAGTTACAGATACGTAAAGTAAAGGCGAGCAGGTACCTCGATGTCACCTCACTTCAATGCTCCAGCAGAAAGAATAGAGAAGAATCGCGGTTGTTGAAGGATGCAAAGCAGCAAGAGGAGACGTCGTTTGTTACGGGAAGTTAGTACCGTGAGAGATGAAAGATACAGCAGGAAAGATGGAAGGTGCTGAGGTGAGATGCCTCTCCAGCTGTCCAGTGTGTTTGTACATGCCGCAACTGTTCAGCGCAGACggaaggtacctctagtaccTCTCAGGTTACCTGCCTGCTTTTGAGTGATGTGTTAACACGGGACCTCGCGGCCGGGGCGTCCACCGCCCACCGGCGCCGGCTCCATTCAGTGCTTCCCCCTGCGTCGGGTGCGCCTAGACCAGGCGGCAGGCGCCTGCCCGGGAGGCCTGCCTGCCCCCTTCGCTTCAAGCTGTCCGCCCGGTCCAGGTTGCCCGCCCTCATCCCGTCATCCTTCTACTTTCCTTTGCCCGCATTGATCGCCTCTCCTGCGAGGTCCGTCAGACGGTCCTTCCatttcctacctctaggtaccttatACCTCCAGGCCGCCTGCCTCCGGGGGCGCCGTTCATGCCGGGCTCCAGGGGCAGCTGTTCCCTACTCCAGAACAGCCCAGCTCCAGGGGTAGCGTCAGCTGTTGCTACAGGGATTCCGAACTTGGCCCAGCTTGACTAATGTGGGGCACTGACCAATGGCTCACCTTTTGGGACCGCAGTGAGGTGGAACCCGATTTGAGGAAAGAGACTTGGCATTGCTATCGATAAGCTTTTTcagaaaagaaaatcgaCCCGGAGAAATATCCACAAGCGCCTGTCGATGGTGGGCTATCAGTGTTCaaaccaaccccaacaacatCCCAATCACCACCAGACGACCAGCAATACCATCAAAATGGGTGTCGGACGTCGCATGCAGAAACAGGGCCCTCCTGAGCCCCTCTCGGAGGAGCACTTCGCCAACCTCAAGCGCAAGAAGGGCATTCCCTTTGACGAAACCACGACCGAAGTCGACACTAGAAGAtccaagaagcagaagattGTCAAGAAGCAGCCCAAGACATCCGGCTCCAACACTGTCGCAGTCAAGGGCGCCAAGAAAGAGGTCaaggaggtgaagaagacTGGCACAAAGCCCGCCCACAGGTCCAAGGAGTCCAAGAAGCCTAAGAAGGCAAAGCAGCCTTCGCCCGATCATGacgaggagatggacgaCGAGTTTGGCGCGTCCGACCTGGAGGGCCTTGATATCGACGGCGATGAGATGGACGTTCAAAAGCTAGGAGACGATTTCCTCGGCACTGACGACGACTCGGTTTACGATTCCGACCAGGACGGTGCTACCAAGAAGGAGGCATTCGTCTTCTctgacgatgaggatgacgaagaggatAGAGAGGAGAAGCTCACAGCCGCCAACATCGAGGGTCTTTCGAGGAAATTGGATATGcaaagagagaaggaagcagAGGAGAACGAGGCCGAATTGCGCGACGAGGCGCTCCAGACCAACAtcgctggtggtgatgacctcggtgatgacgacgaccaaCTTCAGACTAAGACCAAAACTTTGCTGGCACCCGATCTCCAGATGTTGAGAACGAGGATAACAGACGCCATCCGTATCCTGGACGACTTTTCGAATTCGGCGGAAGAGGGCAAGAGTCGCGCCGAGTACACCAGCCAACTCATCAAGGATATCTGTGCCTGTAAGGACCCGATGTTCCTTGCGCAATACTTCTCGTGAAATGCACAAATGTTAACTTCAGGTTTTGCCAGACTACGGTTACAACGAGTACCTCGCTGAAAAGCTTTTGTATGTTTTACAACCTGTCGCATGCCTGTCTGCGGCGATACCACCAGTGGGGAAACTGTCTGACTGTTTGTAGCAACCTGTTCCCTCCCAGAGAGGCGTTCGCCTTTTTCGAAGCCAACGAGAGTGCCCGCCCCGTCGTTATCCGTACAAACACCCTCCGAACACATCGCCGCGATCTTGCCCAAGCACTCATCAACCGCGGTGTCACACTCGAGCCTGTAGGCAAGTGGTCCAAGGTCGGTCTGCAAGTCTTTGACTCGAAGTACGTATATTCTAAATCAGGACTACAACGACGCGATTCATGCAAATGGCTAACAACTGGGGCATAAAGCGTTCCCCTCGGTGCCACGCCTGAGTATCTGGCTGGTCACTACATCCTCCAGGCCGCGTCTTCGTTCCTGCCCGTGATGGCTCTCTGCCCCCAGGAGGGTGAGCGTGTTCTCGATATGGCCTCTGCCCCCGGTGGCAAGACCACCCATATGGCGGCGTTGATGAAGAACACCGGTGTGATCTTTGCGAACGATCCCAGCAAGCAGCGTGCCAAAGGTTTGATCGGCAACATTCACAGACTGGGCGCAAGAAACGTTATCGTATGCAACTACGATGCGCGTGAGTTCCCCAGGGTCATGGGTGGCTTTGACAGAGTCTTGCTCGATGCCCCATGCTCGGGCACTGGTGTCATTGCCAAGGATCCCTCTGTTAAGACCAACAGAGACGAGAAGGACTTCCTGCAGCTCCCCCATCTCCAAAAGCAGCTTCTCCTGGCTGCCATCGACTCGGTTGACCATGCCAGCAAGACTGGTGGTTACGTTGTCTATTCGACGTGTTCCGTTGCCGTTGAGGAAAAGTGCGTTTTCCATATCGTTCTTAACTGTACTTTCAGAAGACGCTAACCCAAGATTACAAACAGTGAGCAAGTCGTTGCCTATGCGCTCAGCCGCCGTCCCAACGTCAAGCTCGTCGAGACTGGCTTGGCTTTCGGCAAGGAAGGCTTCACCAGCTTCATGGGCAAATCATTCCACCCCAGCCTCAAGCTCACCCGCAGATACTACCCCCATCTTTACAACGGTACGTTTCGCCTCCTTAtaccccctttccctccctcccctccttcatCACTAACACAACCCTCCAGTCGACGGTTTCTTCGTCGCCAAGTTCCAGAAACTCGGCCCCACGCCCGCCACTGCTGTCCGCGCCAACGGCGTCGACAAGTCCAACAAGCCTCTGGACGGCCAAGCTTCCCAGGAAGCCCAAGAAGTTGTCGACAAGACGCCCATTGGTGCCGAGTGCGAAGCCCAGGATGACTTTGGCGgttttgatgatggtgaggaCAAGGAGTACATGGAGCGCGCTAAGCGCAACGCTATGCGCAGGAGAGGTTTGGATCCTAGGGCTCTTAAGAAGCCTGTTGGtaagaagggggagaagaagactgAGGAGTCGTCCAAGGAGGGTGCtaaggaggaggctgctgaggTGACTGAGAAGATTGAGAAGCttggggttgttgaggagCAGACTAAGACGGTTGATGCCAAGGCTAAGAAGGAGGCGGTCAAACCCAccaagaaggtcgaggagAAGCCCAAGGCCACCGCCGGTGCCGCCACGCCGAAGAAGGCtggcgacaagaagaagaaggtggccAGGAAGTAAAAGGGAAGGGTTGTAATGATTTATCCGTCTGTTTTTGCATTGTTCAATATACTTGGGGCTTAGGAATACCAACCAACTAACAGAGCCTTTATGTTCCTATAGATGTGGACAACAAAAGTTCATCCGGGTCGAGAAGAATCTTTTGCTTCATTATGATGCGCATCTGGGCAATAATTGTGACCTTGAAGTCCAAGGACAAAAAGGTGAAAAAGCAACGTCTAGAACACTTCAGATTAACTATGTATTTGTCATTATTTTGATTGGGTATCGCACATCGTCTTTTCATTAATTCATACATACATGCCCGCGCCCTTGCGCCTTTTGAGTTTTCCTAACCTCATGCCCTAGTAAATTGCCGACCAGGGAAAATGATGTTGCGTAGATGAACAGAAACGATGGGAGTTTCGACAGCCTTGTCGATATCCCCACAGGACCTCAATTGTAAGACCAGGCAGTATTTTTGATTCTCTTTTGTTTGTTGGATAACCTTGAAAACATGTGACCCTCTCTGTTCGAGGACAAATGGTGATAGGAAATTCTCGGGTCTTAACGCACGAGCAACTGTCGACTG includes the following:
- a CDS encoding clathrin heavy chain, yielding MAQALPIKFQELLQLSALGINQTAITFNTCTLESDNWVCIRDKKDEAASPEVIIVDLKNGNNVIRRPIKADSAIMHWTRQVIALKAQARTLQIFDLENKAKLKSTNMSEDVLFWKWVSETTLGLITDGSVYHWDVFDPNQPAPVKVFDRNANLQGNQIINYRTSADGKWMVVVGISQQQGRVVGAMQLYSKDRGISQAIEGHAAAFGTLRLEGAPEDTKVFTFAVRTAVGAKLHIVEVDHPETNPVFPKKAVDVFFPPEASNDFPVALQVSQKYGIIYLITKYGFIHLYDLETATCIFMNRISSDTIFTACGDKDSTGVIGINRKGQVLFVSADENTIVPYVLEAHGNELAIKLASRAGLPGADNLYQQRFEQLFSNGNYQEAAKVAANSPRGFLRTPQTIERFKRLPQQPGQMSHILQYFGMLLDKGSLNEHETIELAQPVLAQNRKQLLQKWLSENKLECSERLGDMVRPHDINMALAIYLKANAPHKVVAGFAETGQFEKILPYCGQANYQPDFIQLLHHIVRVNAEKGAEFATTLANHEGGPLVDFEKVVDIFQSQGMIQQATAFLLDALKDNKPEHAHLQTRLLEMNLVNAPQVADAILGNDMFSHFDKAHIANLCEQAGLLQKALELYEDPASIKRVIVNIPGMPNYNPEWLIEYFKALSVEQSLDCLDAMMKHNIRQNLQTVVQVATKYAELLGAQQLIDLFEKYKTAEGLYYFLASVVNVTEDPEVVFKYIEAATKMGQIREVERICRDNSVYNPEKVKNFLKEAKLSEMLPLMVVCDRFNFVHDLVLYLYQHQQFKSIEIYVQQVNPSRTPGVIGGLLDVDCDESIIRNLLSTVNPASIPIDELVQEVETRNRLKLLLPFLEATLAAGNQQQAVYNALAKIYIDSNNNPEKFLKENDQYDTLTVGKYCEKRDPNLAYIAYRKGQNDLELVNITNENQMYKAQARYLLERADRELWMFVLSENNVHRRSVVDQVISTAVPESTDPAKVSEAVTCFLNADLPGELIELLEKIVLEPSPFSDNQNLQNLLIFTAAKADKARVMDYIHKLDNFAADEIANVCIEVGLHEEAFEVYKKIDNKEAAVNVLVEHVVSIDRAQAYAEEVDIPQVWSKVAKAQLDGLRVSDSIESYIKAEDPKNYEEVIEVAVAAGKNEELIKYLRMARKTLREPVIDTALAFCYARLDQLPELEEFLRATNVANVEESGDKAYAEGFFEAAKIFYTSISNWAKLATTLVHLSDYQAAVDCARKANNIKVWKEVHEACVNKKEFRLAQICGLNLIVDAEQLQALVKQYETNGYFDELISLLEQGLGLERAHMGMFTELGIALSKYHPERLMEHLKLFWSRMNLPKMIRACEEANLWPELVFCYYHYDEFDNAALAVMERPENSWEHQQFKEITVKVANLEIYYKAINFYLEQHPSLLTDLLQVLTPRIDVNRVVRMFQKSDNLPLIKPFLLSVQSQNKRTVNDAINDLLIEEEDYKTLRDSVNNYDNYDAVDLAGRLEKHDLVFFRQIAASIYRKNKRWEKSINLSKQDKLWKDAIETAAISGKTEVVEELLRYFVDIGNRECYVGMLYACYDLIRPDLVLELSWRNGLNDFTMPYMINMLCQQTKELASLKADNEARKAKEQEKEKVEDNTPILGNRLMITAGPGQASPAPYGQTNGFVPQPTGFGF
- a CDS encoding S-adenosylmethionine-dependent methyltransferase superfamily domain-containing protein, which gives rise to MVGYQCSNQPQQHPNHHQTTSNTIKMGVGRRMQKQGPPEPLSEEHFANLKRKKGIPFDETTTEVDTRRSKKQKIVKKQPKTSGSNTVAVKGAKKEVKEVKKTGTKPAHRSKESKKPKKAKQPSPDHDEEMDDEFGASDLEGLDIDGDEMDVQKLGDDFLGTDDDSVYDSDQDGATKKEAFVFSDDEDDEEDREEKLTAANIEGLSRKLDMQREKEAEENEAELRDEALQTNIAGGDDLGDDDDQLQTKTKTLLAPDLQMLRTRITDAIRILDDFSNSAEEGKSRAEYTSQLIKDICAYYGYNEYLAEKLFNLFPPREAFAFFEANESARPVVIRTNTLRTHRRDLAQALINRGVTLEPVGKWSKVGLQVFDSNVPLGATPEYLAGHYILQAASSFLPVMALCPQEGERVLDMASAPGGKTTHMAALMKNTGVIFANDPSKQRAKGLIGNIHRLGARNVIVCNYDAREFPRVMGGFDRVLLDAPCSGTGVIAKDPSVKTNRDEKDFLQLPHLQKQLLLAAIDSVDHASKTGGYVVYSTCSVAVEENEQVVAYALSRRPNVKLVETGLAFGKEGFTSFMGKSFHPSLKLTRRYYPHLYNVDGFFVAKFQKLGPTPATAVRANGVDKSNKPLDGQASQEAQEVVDKTPIGAECEAQDDFGGFDDGEDKEYMERAKRNAMRRRGLDPRALKKPVGKKGEKKTEESSKEGAKEEAAEVTEKIEKLGVVEEQTKTVDAKAKKEAVKPTKKVEEKPKATAGAATPKKAGDKKKKVARK